GGTAAAGTGACTGATACTGACCATTGGTTAAAGTGAAGTTTTTGTCATAAAAAGTTTTCGGAGCACCCGGTCTTGCCAGACCACCCTGATGTGTTCCCGGACGAACAATAAGATAATTGTAGGTTTTTCCGAAAAGTAAAGGAGTTGAGCCATTCAATCTTGAACCATTCAGGATAAAATCAACTGAATCTCTGAGTGGAGAAGCATTGGTGATAGCGAATGCTGATGCATCCTGCTGAACTGGTGTACTATCCTTTTTACAAGAGGCAAAAGACAACGCTGTACCAAGCAGTGCAATAAATACAGTTGATCTTTTGATGTTTTTTGAAAATAGAGTAGGATTAAATTTCATGTCTAAAATGTTTTAATAAAAATTAATATGTTTTTTGAGGGTAAAACGTAGCGGATTACGATAACGCTACAACGTTTTTAGATAAATTTGATATTTGAAGAAAAATCCGATATTTATCGATTTATTAAATAGTGACTGTAGCGTTATCCCGGTGAACTGCGTTTATGCATTTAATCCGGTACTGTTAAATAGATGGAGATGGTTGCAATCTGCTTTAAGCAGAAGGATAAAATAGATAGATTGACTTACAAGATAGGTTTAGCGAAGCGTGGATAATAAGAATACAGTGTTCCAGGAGATCATTGCGGGCCTTGCTGCGCGTGATGAGCGTATACAAGAACGTATTTATATCCATTACTGGGGTTATCTTATGGGGATATCAACACGTTATTTTAAAGATAGAAATGCTGCAAAGGAGGTAGTAAATGATAGTTTTATGAAGGCATTTAAAACAATGTATGACTTCAGGCATGATCATAATCTGATAGATTTTCAGAAAACCTTTAAGGCATGGCTTGCTAAAATAACAGTTCGGACTTCACTTGACCGGATCAGGGCAAACAAATCTGTTTTGACTTATGTAGATGACTATGAAGACGGGACTGTTGGTTATGTCGAGGTAGAAGAAAAACTGTTTGCTGAGGATATACTAAAGCTGCTTCATAGTATTCCTGATTTACACCGCACTGTATTTAATCTTTATGAAATTGAGGGCTTCAGTCATGATGAAATAGCCTCACTGTTAACTATACCGGTCAGCTCGAGCCGGACTTATCTGACCCGGGCAAAACAGAAGCTAAGAGAACTCTATAAAAAAAGTATTGATATCAACTGATGGAACATCCTAAGAAAGAATTGATAAAGGAGATTGCTGATCTTTTCGAAGATTATCAGGAAACTTATGTGCCGGGAGAATGGGAGTCATTTTCAAAGGTTAAAAAGAAGAAATATCCCTTTGCTGCAAACTGGGTTAAAATTGCTGCGGTATTACTTTTAATGGCTGGATTGCCTTTTGCATTTACTAAACTATTTCATCAGGAAAAGACAGCTGAGGTTGCTGTGATCAAACCACCTGTTCAAACCAGCCCGGCCAGTCCGGTTGCTGATCAGGTAAATCCGGTTAAGCCTGTTCAGGGTAAGTCTGCAGACATTGCTGAAAATAGGGCAGGCACTATGAGCAGCAGCAGTACTGCGGGTGATTTAAATTCGAATGCCGGTACTCAGACTGAGCCAGCGAAACGTCAGGCAGATCTGGCTTATGCTGTTCGGGATACAACTGTGTATAAAAAGATACAGCAGGTTAATACAGAAAGGACATTGACTCCCGGACAGAAGAAAGACGGACAGAAAAATATGACAGAACAGTATGTCAGAACGGAAATTAAACCTGCAGCAGATCCGGAAGCCGGCCGCGGCCGTAGCAGTGAACTGGCTGGTGTCAAAGAAAAAGATACTGCCGCTACTCAAAGCCGCAAACAATTAAGTACAGCTGAATTCCTGTTAGCTGAATCAAGAAATACTGGTAAAGTCCTGAAAAAGAAAGAGAACGTGTCTAAATGGGATTTTGGGGTTGAAGTTATGCCGGCTACAACCAGCGCCAATGTGAATATCGGCGCAGGATTGACAACCGCCTACAGGATTTCGGATAAATTTTCACTGAGCACGGGTATTTCCTATCTTCAGATGGATGCAGGAGGAGTTATTCCTCCTCAGCCTGATAGCTATCGTGCGGCAGGAATAAGTGCTTTTTCCGATAAAAAACTATTAGCTGTCGATGCAAATCTTAAAGCCATAGATATTCCTATTGCCCTGGTTTATAAACTAAATAAAAATTATTATACCAGTGCAGGGGTTTCTTATTTTAGTGTTTTTAGTGAGAAGCGCAGTAACACCTTTGAACAGACCAGTCCTGTAGATAAAATGAGTTATGATCCGGATACCGGGCATCCGTCTACATTTAAATCAATTTCTGTTGAAGAGGTTGATGAACCGGTGATGGACAAGCATTTAAAGGGCAATAGCTATATAGGTTTCTTTAATTTCTCTATAGGTCGTCAGCAGAATATTTTTAATAAATATAAAATCCGCATTGAGCCATTTGTTAAAATACCAGTTGGAAAACTTTCTTCTGAAGATTTGAAATTGACGAACAGCGGTATAAAATTTCAGCTTTCATTTTAATGAAAATTGCAATTTTATGTTTTATGGCCTGATGTTTGATCATAACAGGCTGATACATTTGTCTGTCAGATGTTTTTATTGTTACAGCTTATTCTTGTCTCTGTAAACCAGCACTTTTAAGCGATCTACAAAAATCATTATCTTTTTTTCTGTCAGATGAATTTATTTATCATTATCTGTAATTTACTATAATGTTTTAGCTTAAAATTTCAGTAAATGATGTGAAATTTATGTTAAATAATTTCTAATTTTATTTGTAAACAAACTCACCAATTAAATATTTTATAATGAAAACACTGGGACAGAAGTTCAAAATTCTCCGTCAAAAAAAAGGCCTTAATCAAAAGACAATGGCCGAATTATTAAAAGTTTCTATTCCTGCTTATTCAAAACTGGAAACAGGAATTACGGACCCAAACTTTAGCCGTATTCATCAGATTGCAAAAGTACATGGTTTAGATATCAGACAATTGTTAAATACCGGCGAGGACGATAAAAGTGAAGTCGGAGAGGAAAATGAACGATTGAAGCAAAAAGTACTGGAACTGGAATCAAGTGTAATCCGTTTACAGAGTAAATTAATTGATCTTTATGATAAAGAAGATCTGCGAAATAAGCCTGGACAATCAAAATAGGGCATTTATCTGCGAAGCTTTTTCTTGTTTTTAATTTAATATAAGTATCATTTTAATGTCTGATTTGATGCTGAAAAATTGTGGAATGAAATATTTACAATACTTTTGGACCATAATTGAATTTCGGTCTAATTATTTATTAGTAGTTTTGAATGGAAAAGGATGAGATTGTAATAGAGGAGATACTATCAGGAGCGAAGAAGCTATTCGGTAAACATGGTTTAAAAAAGACTACCATGGAAGAAATAGCGACTGCTGCTGGTAAAGGAAAGAGTACGCTCTATTATTATTTTCCAAGCAAAATTGAGATTTTCGAGGCAGTTGTTGAAGATGAAATGAAAAATGTGGTGAAACGTATACGTGAAGCCGTAAATGTTTCATTAACAGCTAAAGACAAGTTAAAGGCTTATTTGCAGGCACAAATCACTTCCATAATAGGTTTTCATAGCTTTAGGGAAGTGCTTTTTGATGACATTGTTGATAGCATGAGAATGCTGATTTGTATAAAATCCAGATATGAGCAGATTCAGATAGATATGATTACAGAGATTCTTCTCGGCGGAAGTCAGTCGGGGGAATTTAAGGAAATGACGCTGGAACGGATGAACAAAATCGCTTTTGTGATGGTTACTGTTTTTCGCGGACTTCATTTTCCATTATCTATTGAGCTTTCTGAACAGCAGACGCATGAATATTTTGATGAAATGATCGACATGCTGATCACAGGGATAGGGAAGGGTAAGCCACAAAAGAAAACAGATTAACAAAAAATCAGAATTAGGACTCTTTTTAAACAGAGAAATATAAGGAAGATTTTAACAATAAAATAAGATATAAAAGGTTGAATTATTTATTTGACAATAATATTATAGACTAAAATACGCTTATGGTCTAAGAATAATTTACTTTTGTCTATCTTAAAATTAACATATTTTTAATATATTAGATCATGTTTCATTGCGGTATTTTCAGTAATAAGCTGTTTATGAATAAAATAAATTATGAATCTATCTGAAGTAAACATTATACAATTCAGGCATGCGTAAAAAATTGGGCGATAGGATTGCAGCATTTAAAGATGCTAATGCAATTAAGGAAAAAGGATTATACCCTTATTTCAGATCGATAGAGTCGGCACAAGACACTGAGGTCATCATTGAAGGGAAAAAAGTTTTGATGTTTGGGTCAAATTCTTATTTAGGGTTAACAAATCATCCAAAGATTAAAGAAGCTGCAAAACTTGCTGTTGATAAATACGGAACAGGCTGTGCCGGTTCAAGATTCCTTAACGGAACATTAGATATACATCTGGAACTGGAAAGAAGACTTGCGGCTTATGTTGGTAAAGAAGCTGCAGTATTATTCAGTACCGGTTTTCAGGTTAACCTTGGGGTTATTTCCTGTTTACTGGAAAGAAATGATTATCTGATACTTGATGAATATGATCATGCGTCTATCATTGATGGTAGCCGTTTGTCATTCTCACGTACTATAAAATATGCTCACAATGATATGGACGATCTGCGTAAGAAATTAAGCAGATTACCGGAAGATTCTGCCAAACTGATTGTTGCAGACGGAATTTTCAGTATGGAGGGAGATATTGTGAAGCTTCCTGAGATTGTTCAGCTTGCTGAAGAATTTGGCGCTAATATCATGATGGATGACGCTCATAGTTTAGGTGTTATCGGATTTAATGGTTCAGGAGTAGCTTCTCACTTTAACCTGACAGATGATGTAGATCTGATCATGGGTACGTTCAGTAAATCTCTT
This portion of the Pedobacter lusitanus genome encodes:
- a CDS encoding RNA polymerase sigma factor, which gives rise to MDNKNTVFQEIIAGLAARDERIQERIYIHYWGYLMGISTRYFKDRNAAKEVVNDSFMKAFKTMYDFRHDHNLIDFQKTFKAWLAKITVRTSLDRIRANKSVLTYVDDYEDGTVGYVEVEEKLFAEDILKLLHSIPDLHRTVFNLYEIEGFSHDEIASLLTIPVSSSRTYLTRAKQKLRELYKKSIDIN
- a CDS encoding helix-turn-helix domain-containing protein, with protein sequence MKTLGQKFKILRQKKGLNQKTMAELLKVSIPAYSKLETGITDPNFSRIHQIAKVHGLDIRQLLNTGEDDKSEVGEENERLKQKVLELESSVIRLQSKLIDLYDKEDLRNKPGQSK
- a CDS encoding TetR/AcrR family transcriptional regulator, which translates into the protein MEKDEIVIEEILSGAKKLFGKHGLKKTTMEEIATAAGKGKSTLYYYFPSKIEIFEAVVEDEMKNVVKRIREAVNVSLTAKDKLKAYLQAQITSIIGFHSFREVLFDDIVDSMRMLICIKSRYEQIQIDMITEILLGGSQSGEFKEMTLERMNKIAFVMVTVFRGLHFPLSIELSEQQTHEYFDEMIDMLITGIGKGKPQKKTD
- the spt gene encoding serine palmitoyltransferase yields the protein MRKKLGDRIAAFKDANAIKEKGLYPYFRSIESAQDTEVIIEGKKVLMFGSNSYLGLTNHPKIKEAAKLAVDKYGTGCAGSRFLNGTLDIHLELERRLAAYVGKEAAVLFSTGFQVNLGVISCLLERNDYLILDEYDHASIIDGSRLSFSRTIKYAHNDMDDLRKKLSRLPEDSAKLIVADGIFSMEGDIVKLPEIVQLAEEFGANIMMDDAHSLGVIGFNGSGVASHFNLTDDVDLIMGTFSKSLASLGGFIAGTEETIEYIKHRARSLMFSASMPPSAVASVIAALDIIDEEPERIDKLWDNTNYAKKLLLDAGFDIGHTDSPIIPVYIRDNDKTFLITNILHRNGIFVNPVVSPAVPSDSSLIRFSLMATHTFAQIEEAVDKLYAAFKEVQLTPVKVSI